TTGGGTCTCGATGGAGCGGATGCCCGTTTGCACCTTCCTGCGGTCGTTCTTCCGGGTGTAAAGGCTCCCGAGGTTCCACGAAAGCCTTACGCCCGCCAGGTAATACGCCTTGAACTTGTCTTCGAACATATCCAGCCCGGGATTTCCATAGCCTCCCGTAACAAACAAGCCCAGCTTGGGCATCATCCCTGCCGTGATGCGGCTATCCTGTGCCTCCAGGTTCCGTATCTGCGCCTGATACAGCCCCAGTTCGGGACGGTTGTTCTCCACCGCCAGCGGACGCACGGCTTCGGGCTTCACGAAACGGGTCTGCTCGCCGATTTCCTCGCCGATGAGCCGGGAAAGCATCGCCACGTAAGCGCGCCGGGTATGCCTGAACTGGGCTTCTGTCTGCTTCGCCTTGAGCAGCTCTACCCGGAGGGCGTCCAGGTCCGACTGGTTGGCGATGCCGTTCTTGATGTACGAAGACACTTGGTCGCAATTCCGTTGCAATTCGGCTTGCAGCACCTTGTTCTGCGCCAATTGGGCTTCGGCAAGGAGAATCCCGAAATAAAGCTGATTCACCCGGTCGTTGATGGCATAGATGGTTACATCCATGTTCCGCTGGTCCACTTCCGCCTGCGTGCGGAGTGTCTTCTTTTCCGAGCGTATCGCCCCGCCGTCCCAAAGCGTCTGGTTCAGGGCAAGCTCCATTTTATACTGGTCTTTGCTCAGCGCAGGAATCTCGACACCCGTCAATCCAATGGCGTCAAAGTCTATAGGGATTTCCGTCACCTCCGACTGGTAAGTGGCTTGCGCCGAAAACGTCACGTGAGGCAGATACCCCTTGGCTGCATTCGAAAGATTGTATTCTTCCGTTTTCGCTATCAGGCCATATTGCTTGATAAGCGGATAATTCGCCTGCGCTTTCCGGTAACACGCTTCGATGCTGAGCTGGGCGAAGCTGGGGACATAGAGCGCAATCGCGAGGAAGAAAGTGATTGTCTTTATTCGCATATCCATCGTTTTATTGGTTTATTTATCCTATCGTCTGTATTGTTCGACAATCCTGTCGATGCAAAGGCAAAAAAATTAAGGTTTCAAAGCTTCAAGGATGAGCTGCATGTTGTGCTCACGGTATGATGCCATTAATCTCTGCGCCACTTCCGTTTCTATCCCTTCCTTCCCCCGACAAACGGAGATAGCCGTTAATGAAGAAGTATCGAGCGTAAGCAACATAAACAAGAAATCGCCGAAGCGGATGGGACGGATTCTTCCCGCCTCTACCTCTGCTTCCAGCATCTCCTTGACCCGCTGGACCGCCTCAATCCGTTCGAGCAGGCCAATCACCATCGCCCGGTTTCCGGGTTTCAACAACATTTCCGACAAAAGGAAATAAGGCATTTGGGGGACTTGCGACAAAAGATACCGGTCGCGCTCCTCCCGGATGCGGTTCAATGTCTCTTCAAAAGGCAAGCCTTGTTCGAAGATTCCGCGGAACAAGGGGACTATCTCGCGTGTTTTCCGCAACATGACCGCCTGAAACAGTTTTTCCTTGCTCCGGTAATAATAATGCAGCATCGAATGCGCCACGCCTGCCCGCCGGGCAATAGCCAGCATCTTCGCCCCGTCATACCCTTTCTCCAAGAATTCGGCTTCCGCCGCTTCCAGAATGGCCTGTTCCGTATTTTGTTCGTTGGTTTTCATCGTTTTACTCCTATCGGCTGCATTGTTCGACAATCTTGTCGACACAAATATATAAACAAACTCTGACCGGTCAAGCGTTTTAACAATCTTTTCATTCCTTTTTTTGCCCGTTGGCTGGGTCTCCTTTCAATATAGGCAACGTAATCTGGTATTTTACGGCAAGAATGCGGACCACCAGCACCGTCACAAAACCGATAATCTGCGAGAGATAAGCTTCCAGCCCCATCTGCAAGCATATCCAATAGAAAAGCCCGCCAATCACACATGCCATCGCATAAATCTCCTTGCGGAATATCAGGGGAATCTCGTTAATGAATACATCGCGGATGACGCCGCCCGCGGCACCCGTGACGCTTCCCATGATGATTGCCACCCAAAACGGGAAACCCAATGCAATGGTCTTGTCAAAACCGACT
The Phocaeicola salanitronis DSM 18170 genome window above contains:
- a CDS encoding TolC family protein, producing MDMRIKTITFFLAIALYVPSFAQLSIEACYRKAQANYPLIKQYGLIAKTEEYNLSNAAKGYLPHVTFSAQATYQSEVTEIPIDFDAIGLTGVEIPALSKDQYKMELALNQTLWDGGAIRSEKKTLRTQAEVDQRNMDVTIYAINDRVNQLYFGILLAEAQLAQNKVLQAELQRNCDQVSSYIKNGIANQSDLDALRVELLKAKQTEAQFRHTRRAYVAMLSRLIGEEIGEQTRFVKPEAVRPLAVENNRPELGLYQAQIRNLEAQDSRITAGMMPKLGLFVTGGYGNPGLDMFEDKFKAYYLAGVRLSWNLGSLYTRKNDRRKVQTGIRSIETQRETFLFNTSLDVAQRNAAIDKYFDQLEYDDEIIALRGSVKRASEAKMANGTLSGTDLTRDIHAEQSAIQDKILHEIELLLAIYNLKYVTNTGNK
- a CDS encoding trimeric intracellular cation channel family protein, whose translation is MISFVQVLDFIGTFAFAISGIRLASAKRFDWFGAYIVGLATAIGGGTLRDVMLNVTPVWMTDPIYLICTAFAMFFVIIFGKYLIHLNNTFFFFDSIGLALFTVVGFDKTIALGFPFWVAIIMGSVTGAAGGVIRDVFINEIPLIFRKEIYAMACVIGGLFYWICLQMGLEAYLSQIIGFVTVLVVRILAVKYQITLPILKGDPANGQKKE
- a CDS encoding TetR/AcrR family transcriptional regulator, with translation MKTNEQNTEQAILEAAEAEFLEKGYDGAKMLAIARRAGVAHSMLHYYYRSKEKLFQAVMLRKTREIVPLFRGIFEQGLPFEETLNRIREERDRYLLSQVPQMPYFLLSEMLLKPGNRAMVIGLLERIEAVQRVKEMLEAEVEAGRIRPIRFGDFLFMLLTLDTSSLTAISVCRGKEGIETEVAQRLMASYREHNMQLILEALKP